A single Phragmites australis chromosome 4, lpPhrAust1.1, whole genome shotgun sequence DNA region contains:
- the LOC133916079 gene encoding uncharacterized protein LOC133916079 isoform X1 — MRGSSSRRSGSTTTIASPYTVTSPTAPSSSTRWHPHRPCPATPPRYGDDGRPFRQHIVTSSTGCSDAQYFEELYQYYMTEKAWKLCDPDAEHVFKALRKAGVKTAVVSNFDTHLRPLLQALKCDHWFDALAVSAMVAAEKPNPTIFLKACEFLGVKPEEAVHVGGDLRNDIWVARDAGCDAWLWGSDIHSFKEVAERIGVEVTK, encoded by the exons ATGCGAGGTTCGAGCTCTCGGCGGAGCGGGAGTACTACGACTATCGCAAGTCCATATACGGTGACGTCACCCACCGCGCCTTCCTCGTCGACGCGTTGGCACCCTCATCGTCCCTGCCCAGCCACACCGCCCAG GTATGGGGATGATGGGAGACCCTTTCGGCAACACATAGTCACTTCTTCTACAGGCTGTTCCGATGCACAGTACTTTGAGGAACTGTATCAATACTATATGACAGAAAAG GCTTGGAAGCTTTGTGATCCTGATGCTGAACATGTATTCAAAGCTTTAAGGAAGGCTGGTGTTAAAACTGCCGTCGTCTCCAATTTCGATACCCATCTACGGCCACTTCTGCAGGCCCTGAAATGCGACCACTGGTTTGATGCACTTGCTGTCTCTGCTATG GTCGCGGCAGAGAAGCCAAATCCAACAATATTTTTGAAGGCCTGCGAATTTTTAGGTGTCAAACCTGAAGAAGCTGTGCATGTTGGCGGTGATCTCAGAAACGATATATGGGTAGCTAGAGACGCAGGCTGTGATGCCTGGCTTTGGGGCAGCGATATTCACTCTTTCAAGGAG GTTGCTGAGCGGATTGGCGTTGAGGTCACCAAGTGA
- the LOC133916081 gene encoding annexin D4-like isoform X1 gives MQQFLAQASSNSSAASPPASPQPRLRPQPRREPQHREREAPAAMADDHQELARAFSGTHSSVVSMRANADANYHEGMGGLGVDETVLVSALGRWRRQPEKRGQFRRSFPGFFSASACVGAGIELCEDEYVRHLKIEFSRFKSAMVLWAMHPWERDARWAHHVLHKAHPPAILVEVACTRSADELLGARRAYQALYHRSLEEDVAYRAKEANANLLVGLVSAYRYEGPLVSEELAKEEAKALGAAVKSASASSAKLVHNEQVVRVLATRSKPQLRATFRLYKELHGKPLEEDFAAEPCLEEVVKCLDSPAKYFAEVINGAFKDGADKQAKAALTRAVVSRSDADMEEIKDAYAKQYGAKLADAAAKNTHGHYKDALLAMIGK, from the exons ATGCAGCAGTTTCTTGCACAAGcgagcagcaacagcagcgCTGCGTCACCGCCGGCGTCGCCCCAGCCGCGCCTCAGGCCGCAACCGAGGAGGGAACCGCAGCACAGGGAGAGGGAGGCGCCGGCAGCCATGGCCGACGACCACCAAGAACTCGCCAGGGCATTCTCAGGTACACATTCTTCTGTTGTGTCCATGCGTGCAAATGCTGATGCAAATTATCACGAAGGGATGGGCGGTCTGGGCGTCGACGAGACGGTGCTGGTGTCGGCGCTGGGGCGGTGGCGGAGGCAGCCGGAGAAGAGGGGGCAGTTCCGCCGGAGCTTCCCGGGCTTCTTCTCCGCGAGCGCCTGCGTCGGCGCCGGGATCGAGCTGTGCGAGGACGAGTACGTGCGCCACCTCAAGATCGAGTTCTCCCGGTTCAAGAGCGCGATGGTTCTGTGGGCGATGCACCCGTGGGAGCGCGACGCGCGGTGGGCGCACCATGTCCTGCACAAGGCGCACCCGCCGGCCATCCTCGTGGAGGTGGCCTGCACGCGCTCCGCCGACGAGCTGCTCGGCGCCAGGCGCGCCTACCAGGCGCTCTACCACCGCTCgctggaggaggacgtcgcctaCCGCGCCAAGGAGGCCAACGCCAAC CTGCTGGTGGGGCTGGTGAGCGCGTACCGATACGAGGGCCCGCTCGTGAGCGAGGAACTGGCCAAGGAGGAGGCCAAGGCGCTGGGCGCCGCCGTCAAGTCGGCATCCGCGTCGTCGGCGAAGCTGGTGCACAACGAGCAGGTGGTGCGGGTGCTCGCCACCAGGAGCAAGCCCCAGCTCAGGGCCACCTTCAGGCTCTACAAAGAGCTGCACGGCAAACCACTCGAAGAG GACTTCGCCGCCGAGCCGTGCCTTGAAGAGGTCGTCAAGTGCCTGGACTCGCCAGCCAAGTACTTCGCCGAGGTGATCAACGGTGCGTTCAAGGACGGCGCGGACAAGCAGGCCAAGGCGGCGCTCACCCGCGCCGTGGTGTCCCGCTCCGACGCGGACATGGAGGAGATCAAGGACGCCTACGCGAAGCAGTACGGGGCCAAGCTCGCCGACGCGGCGGCCAAGAACACCCACGGCCACTACAAGGACGCGCTGCTCGCCATGATCGGCAAGTGA
- the LOC133916081 gene encoding annexin D4-like isoform X2 has translation MQQFLAQASSNSSAASPPASPQPRLRPQPRREPQHREREAPAAMADDHQELARAFSGMGGLGVDETVLVSALGRWRRQPEKRGQFRRSFPGFFSASACVGAGIELCEDEYVRHLKIEFSRFKSAMVLWAMHPWERDARWAHHVLHKAHPPAILVEVACTRSADELLGARRAYQALYHRSLEEDVAYRAKEANANLLVGLVSAYRYEGPLVSEELAKEEAKALGAAVKSASASSAKLVHNEQVVRVLATRSKPQLRATFRLYKELHGKPLEEDFAAEPCLEEVVKCLDSPAKYFAEVINGAFKDGADKQAKAALTRAVVSRSDADMEEIKDAYAKQYGAKLADAAAKNTHGHYKDALLAMIGK, from the exons ATGCAGCAGTTTCTTGCACAAGcgagcagcaacagcagcgCTGCGTCACCGCCGGCGTCGCCCCAGCCGCGCCTCAGGCCGCAACCGAGGAGGGAACCGCAGCACAGGGAGAGGGAGGCGCCGGCAGCCATGGCCGACGACCACCAAGAACTCGCCAGGGCATTCTCAG GGATGGGCGGTCTGGGCGTCGACGAGACGGTGCTGGTGTCGGCGCTGGGGCGGTGGCGGAGGCAGCCGGAGAAGAGGGGGCAGTTCCGCCGGAGCTTCCCGGGCTTCTTCTCCGCGAGCGCCTGCGTCGGCGCCGGGATCGAGCTGTGCGAGGACGAGTACGTGCGCCACCTCAAGATCGAGTTCTCCCGGTTCAAGAGCGCGATGGTTCTGTGGGCGATGCACCCGTGGGAGCGCGACGCGCGGTGGGCGCACCATGTCCTGCACAAGGCGCACCCGCCGGCCATCCTCGTGGAGGTGGCCTGCACGCGCTCCGCCGACGAGCTGCTCGGCGCCAGGCGCGCCTACCAGGCGCTCTACCACCGCTCgctggaggaggacgtcgcctaCCGCGCCAAGGAGGCCAACGCCAAC CTGCTGGTGGGGCTGGTGAGCGCGTACCGATACGAGGGCCCGCTCGTGAGCGAGGAACTGGCCAAGGAGGAGGCCAAGGCGCTGGGCGCCGCCGTCAAGTCGGCATCCGCGTCGTCGGCGAAGCTGGTGCACAACGAGCAGGTGGTGCGGGTGCTCGCCACCAGGAGCAAGCCCCAGCTCAGGGCCACCTTCAGGCTCTACAAAGAGCTGCACGGCAAACCACTCGAAGAG GACTTCGCCGCCGAGCCGTGCCTTGAAGAGGTCGTCAAGTGCCTGGACTCGCCAGCCAAGTACTTCGCCGAGGTGATCAACGGTGCGTTCAAGGACGGCGCGGACAAGCAGGCCAAGGCGGCGCTCACCCGCGCCGTGGTGTCCCGCTCCGACGCGGACATGGAGGAGATCAAGGACGCCTACGCGAAGCAGTACGGGGCCAAGCTCGCCGACGCGGCGGCCAAGAACACCCACGGCCACTACAAGGACGCGCTGCTCGCCATGATCGGCAAGTGA
- the LOC133916079 gene encoding uncharacterized protein LOC133916079 isoform X2 codes for MRYRQAYEQPWGGSRLRFLTPTWSRYGDDGRPFRQHIVTSSTGCSDAQYFEELYQYYMTEKAWKLCDPDAEHVFKALRKAGVKTAVVSNFDTHLRPLLQALKCDHWFDALAVSAMVAAEKPNPTIFLKACEFLGVKPEEAVHVGGDLRNDIWVARDAGCDAWLWGSDIHSFKEVAERIGVEVTK; via the exons ATGCGGTACCGGCAGGCATATGAGCAACCATGGGGCGGATCGCGGCTCAGAT TTCTTACACCAACATGGTCCAGGTATGGGGATGATGGGAGACCCTTTCGGCAACACATAGTCACTTCTTCTACAGGCTGTTCCGATGCACAGTACTTTGAGGAACTGTATCAATACTATATGACAGAAAAG GCTTGGAAGCTTTGTGATCCTGATGCTGAACATGTATTCAAAGCTTTAAGGAAGGCTGGTGTTAAAACTGCCGTCGTCTCCAATTTCGATACCCATCTACGGCCACTTCTGCAGGCCCTGAAATGCGACCACTGGTTTGATGCACTTGCTGTCTCTGCTATG GTCGCGGCAGAGAAGCCAAATCCAACAATATTTTTGAAGGCCTGCGAATTTTTAGGTGTCAAACCTGAAGAAGCTGTGCATGTTGGCGGTGATCTCAGAAACGATATATGGGTAGCTAGAGACGCAGGCTGTGATGCCTGGCTTTGGGGCAGCGATATTCACTCTTTCAAGGAG GTTGCTGAGCGGATTGGCGTTGAGGTCACCAAGTGA
- the LOC133916082 gene encoding mitochondrial fission 1 protein A-like — translation MDAHVGRFVDSVGSIFRGGDTLPWCDRDIIAGCEREVAESANEEQKNESLMRLSWALVHSRQPEDVNRGIGMLQASLDKSSSPLQTREKLYLLAVGHYRTGDYTRSRQLLERCLEIQPDWRQALTLQRLVEDKTKRDGMIGMAIITGAFGVVGLAVGGIIAAASSSRKK, via the exons ATGGACGCGCACGTCGGCAGGTTCGTGGACTCGGTGGGCTCCATCTTCCGCGGCGGCGACACCCTCCCCTGGTGCGACCGCGACATCATCGCC GGTTGTGAGAGGGAGGTTGCTGAGTCTGCAAATGAAGAACAGAAAAATGAGAGCCTTATGAGGCTGTCCTGGGCGCTTGTTCACTCAAGACAGCCAGAAGATGTCAACCGTGGTATTGGAATGCTTCAAG CTTCTTTGGACAAGTCTAGCAGCCCACTGCAGACAAGGGAGAAGCTCTATTTGTTGGCTGTTGGACATTACAGAACTGGGGATTATACAAGAAGCCGGCAGCTTTTAGAAAGATGCTTAGAG ATTCAACCTGACTGGAGGCAAGCTCTGACTTTGCAAAGGCTCGTTGAAGACAAAACCAAAAGAG ATGGTATGATTGGCATGGCTATCATCACTGGCGCCTTCGGAGTTGTGGGGCTTGCTGTTGGTGGTATAATTGCTGCTGCTTCGTCATCCAGGAAGAAATGA